The Solea senegalensis isolate Sse05_10M linkage group LG4, IFAPA_SoseM_1, whole genome shotgun sequence genome includes a region encoding these proteins:
- the mustn1a gene encoding musculoskeletal embryonic nuclear protein 1a: protein MSQPGQEEGEHMQRPEVSEEDLTETKGKLGTGGPPKSKTFEVMEECEKTGKVAPSVFSRAKSGAETALNTRSGRPVRK from the exons ATGTCTCAA CCAGGACAGGAAGAAGGTGAACACATGCAGCGTCCTGAAGTGAGTGAAGAGGATCTGACTGAAACAAAGGGCAAACTGGGCACTGGTGGGCCACCAAAGAGCAAGACCTTTGAAGTCATGGAGGAGTGtg AGAAAACGGGTAAAGTTGCTCCGTCTGTGTTCAGTCGAGCTAAGTCTGGAGCAGAGACCGCGCTCAACACACGCTCAGGTCGTCCAGTCAGAAAGTAG
- the ruvbl1 gene encoding ruvB-like 1 yields MKIEEVKSTTKTQRIASHSHVKGLGLDEAGNAKQSACGLVGQEAAREACGIIVELIRSKKMAGRAVLLAGPPGTGKTALALAVAQELGNKVPFCPMVGSEVYSSEIKKTEVLMENFRRAIGLRIKETKEVYEGEVTELTPCETENPMGGYGKTISHVIIGLKTAKGTKQLKLDPSIYESLQKERVEVGDVIYIEANSGAVKRQGRCDTFATEFDLEAEEYVPLPKGDVHKKKEIVQDVTLHDLDIANARPQGGQDILSMMGQLMKPKKTEITDKLRAEINKVVNRYIDQGVAELVPGVLFVDEVHMLDIECFTYLHRALESSIAPIVVFASNRGNCLIRGTEDISSPHGIPLDLLDRVMIIRTMLYTPQEMKQIIKIRAQTEGINISEEALSHLAEIGTKTTLRYAVQLLTPANLLGRVQGKESVEREQVEEINELFYDAKSSAKILQDQHHKFMK; encoded by the exons ATGAAAATCGAGGAGGTAAAAAGCACCACGAAGACACAGAGGATTGCCTCCCACAGTCATGTAAAAGGACTCGGGCTAGACGAGGCCGGGAATGCTAAGCAGAGCGCATGTGGTCTGGTAGGCCAGGAGGCTGCGAGAGAG GCTTGTGGCATAATTGTCGAGCTCATTCGCTCGAAGAAGATGGCAGGCAGGGCAGTGTTATTGGCAGGGCCACCTGGTACAGGGAAG ACGGCCCTTGCCTTGGCAGTAGCACAGGAGCTGGGAAACAAGGTGCCTTTCTGCCCGATGGTCGGCAGTGAGGTCTACTcatctgaaattaaaaaaacagaagtacTGATGGAAAATTTCAGGAGGGCCATTG GACTGCGTATCAAAGAGACCAAGGAGGTGTATGAAGGGGAGGTAACAGAGCTGACCCCCTGTGAGACTGAGAATCCCATGGGAGGCTACGGCAAAACCATCAGCCACGTCATCATCGGTCTCAAGACGGCCAAAGGCACAAAGCAGCTCAAG CTGGATCCTAGTATTTATGAGAGTCTTCAAAAGGAGCGCGTGGAAGTGGGAGACGTCATCTACATTGAAGCAAACAGTGGAGCTGTCAAG AGACAAGGTCGCTGTGACACATTTGCAACAGAGTTTGACCTGGAAGCAGAAGAGTATGTCCCACTGCCCAAAGGTGATGTCCACAAAAAGAAGGAGATCGTGCAAGATGTCACGTTGCATGACCTGGATATTGCAAATGCCAGACCCCAA GGAGGACAGGACATTCTTTCCATGATGGGACAACTGATGAAaccaaaaaagacagaaatcacAG ATAAACTCCGAGCTGAGATTAACAAGGTGGTGAATCGCTACATCGACCAGGGCGTAGCTGAGCTTGTACCCGGTGTGCTGTTTGTGGACGAGGTGCACATGCTCGACATCGAATGCTTCACCTACCTACACCGAGCACTCGAGAGCTCCATCGCGCCCATCGTCGTATTCGCGTCCAACAGGGGAAACTGTTTAATTAG GGGGACGGAGGACATCAGCTCTCCACATGGGATTCCTCTGGACCTGCTGGACAGAGTCATGATAATCCGCACCATGCTCTACACACCACAGGAGATGAAGCAG ATCATCAAGATCCGTGCTCAGACTGAAGGGATCAATATCAGCGAAGAAGCCTTGTCACACCTGGCAGAGATCGGCACAAAGACCACCCTCAG atATGCTGTGCAGCTGCTGACACCGGCCAATCTGCTGGGACGTGTTCAAGGAAAAGAGAGCGTGGAGAGAGAGCAGGTCGAGGAAATCAACGAGCTGTTCTACGACGCCAAGTCCTCGGCTAAAATCCTGCAAGATCAACATCATAAGTTTATGAAGTAA